The following are encoded in a window of Mustela nigripes isolate SB6536 chromosome 3, MUSNIG.SB6536, whole genome shotgun sequence genomic DNA:
- the OTOS gene encoding otospiralin: protein MKACWVPGVALCLLLGPLVGAKPVQEEGDPYAELPAMPYWPFSTSDFWNYVQYFQTLGAYPQLEDMARTFFAHFPLGTTLGFHVPYQQD, encoded by the exons ATGAAAGCCTGCTGGGTGCCAGGGGtggccctctgcctcctgctgggACCTCTGGTGG GGGCCAAGCCAGTGCAGGAGGAAGGAG ACCCCTATGCTGAGCTGCCCGCCATGCCCTACTGGCCTTTCTCCACCTCTGACTTCTGGAACTACGTGCAATACTTCCAGACGCTGGGGGCCTACCCCCAGCTGGAGGATATGGCCCGCACCTTCTTCGCTCACTTCCCCCTGGGGACCACGCTGGGCTTCCATGTCCCCTACCAGCAGGACTGA